A stretch of Treponema primitia ZAS-1 DNA encodes these proteins:
- a CDS encoding ABC transporter ATP-binding protein: MSEPLSPLLKIENLQKDFSAGSTIFSRNRSRLTALDKVSLEIRRGECFGLVGESGSGKSTLARCILKLLTPTGGSIVFDGKTIFDSGSDLQLSHTEMLGLRKEMQIIFQDPSASLDPRMSALEIVAEGIKKHRVVEPGDIEKTAGDYLELCGISRSMGKRRPGEFSGGQKQRIGIARSLALQPSFIAADEPLSALDVSVQSQILNLLRDLHRQFNLTILFISHDLQTVEYFCDRIGVLYLGALVETGAAEDITGNPLHPYTRALFSAVPSGAPGDKRSRIELHGEIPSPINAPRGCKFHTRCTHASERCQNEVPVFEDSGNGHLVACHLWRQLWEALAGKNAASGI, translated from the coding sequence ATGAGCGAACCCCTTTCACCATTGCTAAAAATAGAAAATCTGCAAAAGGATTTTTCCGCCGGTTCAACAATTTTCAGCCGGAACAGATCCCGCCTGACGGCCCTTGACAAGGTGTCCCTGGAAATACGCCGGGGCGAATGTTTCGGCCTGGTGGGAGAATCGGGCAGCGGGAAATCCACCCTTGCCCGGTGCATACTCAAGCTACTGACACCCACCGGGGGCTCCATTGTTTTTGATGGGAAAACCATCTTCGACAGCGGCAGCGATTTGCAATTATCCCACACGGAAATGCTCGGTCTGCGAAAGGAAATGCAGATCATCTTTCAAGATCCCTCCGCAAGCCTTGATCCGCGAATGTCGGCCCTGGAAATTGTTGCGGAGGGTATAAAAAAACACCGGGTCGTTGAACCGGGGGATATCGAAAAAACCGCAGGGGATTATCTTGAACTTTGCGGGATCAGCCGCAGCATGGGTAAACGCCGCCCCGGCGAATTTTCCGGCGGTCAAAAACAGCGCATCGGCATCGCCCGCTCCCTTGCATTGCAGCCCAGTTTTATCGCCGCCGATGAGCCCCTTTCCGCCCTTGACGTTTCGGTCCAATCCCAGATCCTGAATTTGCTTCGCGATTTACACCGTCAATTCAACTTAACGATCCTGTTTATTTCCCACGATCTGCAAACCGTTGAGTATTTCTGCGACAGAATCGGCGTGCTCTACCTGGGGGCCCTTGTAGAAACCGGCGCCGCCGAAGATATTACCGGCAATCCGCTCCACCCCTACACCCGTGCCCTTTTCTCGGCGGTTCCAAGCGGCGCCCCGGGTGACAAACGATCCCGCATTGAGTTACACGGCGAGATTCCCAGCCCCATAAACGCCCCCCGGGGCTGTAAGTTTCATACCCGCTGTACCCATGCGTCAGAGCGATGTCAAAACGAAGTTCCCGTTTTCGAAGATTCCGGTAACGGCCACCTGGTCGCCTGTCACCTCTGGCG